AAATATTAGTACTGATAAGAACATGAGCAGAGAGACAGTCAGAAATCACTATACAGTAAGAAAATGCTAAGCAGTTATGGGAGCTAGCATAGTGGAGGGTGAGGGGCTGCTGACCCCGGTAGAATTACTGTTAAGACAGCATCCTGACCATGGCAAACAAATCAGACGTCGCATGAATAAGTGGCACAAATGAACATTCTGCGTTGGCTGGAGAGGGGGACCTTTGATGCTGTAAGGAGGTGGAGGCTAACATTagacatacagtgggggaaataagtatttgatcccctgctgaatttgtaagtttgcccacttccatggaaatgatcagactctggtttttatggttgtttactggttatgggtatagacagaatatcaatcgaaaatgcataaaaaacacacaatctaaaagttataaattgttatgtattttattaagggaaataagtatttgatccccaacaattcacttagaattcaggctcctacagattggctggtgcgcatgtggcacacagctatgctcagtcaactaattaccaatactcctgatcttaactcgtcatgtatataaagcacacctgctctaagaatcagtttcttacattccaacttctacagcaccatgggcaagaccaaagagctgtcaaaagatgtcagggacaagattgtagacctgcacaaggctggtataggttacaaaaccatcagcaaaaggcttggtgagaaggtgacaactattggtgccattattcgcaagtggaagacccataaaaggaccatcaactgtcctcggtctggagctccccgcaaaatctcgcctcatggagtgaggatgatgatgagaaaggtgagggagcagcctaaaacaacacggcaggagcttgttaatgatctggaagcagttgggacctccgtcaccaagaaaacagttggcaacacactgcgccgttatggattgaactcttgcagtgcccgcaaggtccccctgctcaagaaggcacatgtacaggcccgccttaagtttgccagtgaacatctaaatgactcagagaaggcttgggagaaagtgctgtggtctgacgaaaccaaagttgagctatttggcattaactcgacccgccgtgtttggaggatgaaaaaacgtgagtatgacccaaagaacaccatacccacggttaagcatggaggtggaaacatcatgttttggggctgtttttcagcaaagggtacagggcaacttcaccgcattatggggccaatgaatgcagccatgtactgtaacatcttggacaaaaaccttctttcctcagcaagaacactgaagatgcctcgtgggtgggttttccaacatgacaatgacccaaaacatactgccaggacaacaaaggagtggctcaagaagaagcatattaaggtcatggagtggcctagtcagtctccagaccttaacccgatcgaaaacctgtggagggagctgaagctccgagtttccaagaggcagccaagaaacttgaaggaggacccttttatgggtcttccacttgcgaataatggcaccaataattgtcaccttctcaccaagccttttgctgatggttttgtaacctataccagccttgtgcaggtctacaatcttgtccctgacatcttttgacagctctttggtcttgcccatggtgctgtagaagttggaatgtaagaaactgattcttagagcaggtgtgctttatatacatgacgagttaagatcaggagtattggtaaatAGTTGACTGGGCACAGcagtgtgccacatgcgcaccagccaatctgtaggagcctgaattctaagtgaattgttggggatcaaatacttatttcccttaataaaatacataacaatttataacttttagattgtgtgttttttatgcattttcgactgatattctgtctatacccataaccagtaaacaaccataaaaaccagagtctgatcatttctatggaagtgggcaaacttacaaattcagcaggggatcaaatacttatttcccccactgtatgatGCAAAAGACACAAGCAAACAGCAGAGAAGGAAAACGAGCCAGGGAATGAGATGCTCAGGTGGTTTAGAGAGACGGGCAGACAGCATGTACTGGGCGGATGCCTGCattgaaagaagaaggaggaagaagaggtggagtGGAGCAATAAAAAACTTCCACAACAGAACCTGATCCATCCTCTTCAGACCTAATTTACCCACAACTTCTACAAAAATGTTGGACATTTTTCCAGTTGACCCACCCAGTGTTAAACTATAATAACCTggcatgtttaaaatgattgtaTCAACTAAAAGAAAggtcaataaaaccaaattcTCTCTCAATGATGTCCATTTCTTATCATTCATGAGATTCATACACTGTTTTTAACTTAGAAGTGAGTATTAGGAGCTTACAATAAAGTCAgtacatacacagatcagccataacattatgaccacctgccttaCATTGTGTAGCTACGAGAAATCTAAAGGTGAGAGTTGAACTGGACGtgagtttagagaagacgtttcatgcgagcagtttcttcagttctaagggactcgagggaagtttgaggtttaaccTGCTGAGGCCTGCTGAGGCTCCCTTTTCGAAATATAATACCCCAGAAAGATGATtgaacggaaaaaaaaataaaaaacctgcTTTAGACGAGTGTTTCCCAACGTTCCCTGGACCCAGACTCTGGAATAAGCTCCCCACTGACCTGGGCCTACATCTAAAACATGGGCCTACATCTTGTTTTCTGGTGCGTCTGCTGTAATTAGGAGACTCTAGTCGTGTGACCTTCAGGTGGActccacccacagatgttcctgattAAAACCTAAACTCTCCATCAGACGTTTAGAGCTGAAGACCTGGAGTTCTTTCATCTGCTCTTTGTCCTGTTGGCTCAGACGTTGACCCAGTCGGTCCAGGTGAGGTAACGTCTTTTATCTCCGGCTTCATGTTTGTTCAACAATAAACATCACATCTTGATTTCAGCCGTTGTCCAGGATTGATTTATATTTGCTGACAAACATCTGGTCAAGGTTCTCCACCAAGCCACCGGCCAAGCACCAACACACTGTTTATTCACCTCTTTGCTTTATTTGCTCTtgtgaaataataaagtttCCACAGTGGGTTTGTTTCCAGCTGCTGAACTATAAAACCTGAGAACTGAGAACAGACCTAATCTGGATCCAACGAGAAGATCTAAAGATGAGACGAGTCCTCGTTTTACTGGGTGAGAAACTGATTCACTGATTTCTGCAGAATGGTCACCAGCTTCACATccaataatattttatattttctctgaCTACTGTAAATAATTTTGAACTTTTGAAAACTACTTGTGTTTGTGGCGTTATGGGGACCTGGTCCCTGGGACTCACCTGCCACACGAGGACACAAGTCACAATAACGacttgatttaaaaacagaaatcttatcTATTGTGTAAATTCCAGTTAAATCAAGACAATGTATTTGTGCAAATCTTCAAGATATTAATTTAGAATATTTACTCTAGCAGGTGTTTCTCCTGGGTCGTAGTGGAATAATTACAGAATACTTTTTCTTTGTATGCCACCAGTTAATAAATGTTCTGCTTCATTCTAGTGTGTAATTAGGACAAATGTGAcatcaattatttaattttagagCTTTTATAATATCTGTGAttgtgtgtctccagctgtgttGTGGGTGTGTGAAGGCGTTAAGTTCGGTCAGATCTGTGAAGGAAACCCGAGCAACACCAGGAGGACGTCGGACGTACACGGAAATGGAAACTATGGAGCCAGACGGTGAGACAGcagctttgttatttttatcatgattaacttaacattagAATAGCTTAATGAAGTTATCCGTGTTTACGTTAACTCATTGAGTATGTGTACGTCAAAGGTTTTTTCCAACGGCTGGTAAatgggtcaaaggtcactgtgaGTAATTTGGGGGCTTCTGGGATACGTAGtacagaagagacagaggatCATACCACGAGATGAAGAGAGAGCAGATATTCCATTTGAAAATTCAGACTCGTAACTCACAAATTCTGACTTCCAAGTACAAATGGAGAGAATCTAAAGAGTGAcatcatgatgggtttgtccatagcaTTGACCTTCTGCAGACACAATTATCATGTGACGAGGGAGACAGCGCCATGTTGGATGGGAGAAAGTGATTGATAGGCCGGGAAATTCTAAAGAGAACCAAATCATAGAAAATATAGTATTGCGACGGATGAGTAGctattttaaatttaagctGTGGCTACCAGTAGTCAGAGTAATGCGGTGGAGTCGTTGTATAAAGCGAGTCACCTTGTGTATATGTACATTTCTAGGCAAGGAGGTAGAACACATGACGGTGTGGACGTCATCTGCAGGGACGGATCAGTCGTCTATGCTCCGTTTGACGGGACCATCCGTCGAAAACTCATCGTCTACGGAGACCCCGCCAAGGCCGCCATCGACCAGGGCCTAGAAATGGAAGGAGGGGGTCGGTCCATCTCTCTCAGAGCTGAACATTGTTCTTTCTGATTCTTTGACTCGTTGATTAACTGATTGTGTCTCTTCTCCTGAAGGTTTGCGTTTCAAGATGTTCTACGTGAGGCCAGACAAATCATCTGGAGCAGTGATGAAGGGCCAGAGGATCGGCGTCATGCTGCCCATGCAGAGTGTTTACCCTAGAATCACTTCACACGTCCACGTGGAGCTGACCAACAAGAGAGACCCCACGCCATACTTCTGATCCGTCCTCTTCAGACCCGATTTACCCACGACTTCTacaaaaatgaagacaaaaatgttTGACACTTTTAAAGTTGACCCACCCAGTGTTGAATTATAACAACCTGTCATGTTCATCAACTAAAAGAAAGTTCAATAAAACCGAATTCTCTCTTTACTGATAATGTTTATTTCATACACTGTGTCTAACTTAGAAATATTATGagaatcagccataacattatgacctgccTTACATTGTGCTCTGAACATGAGCTTTGATGTTATCAGAAGctgaatcagaaaaaactttatttatgcccaaagggcaattaggagggcgaagagcgatacataaaaataaaagtaagggaataaaatcacaaaaagaataaaatcataaaagtgGGTGGACaaaaaacagcatattatgtacaatggcaggcctgctgccagttacagaagagtgagatgaattgtggaaaataatataaagggCAATAAGAAAAAggtctctgtcctcctccggGTCTTAGAGAACGGACAGAGGAACCTGTGACCAGACGGCAGCAAACAGAATATCAGATCCTTCAGGTCCTGCTTCAGGTTAAATGGTGGAGCCTCCGTGGATCAGGACATCCGAGTTTCATCCgggtagcttcttcagttctaagcgACTGAAAGGAAGTTCGAGGccagagcttttgtttggtatgcattttttaatttcttcatttctctttatttgggatcagtacCTACAACttagaactataaaaactaagcatcgtctttgaacatgAAGTAGGTTTTGGGAAAAATGATgccctcatatgtggacactcaATAACGTTATATTAAattcaccaatatgtaacaaaatataaacctgTTAATTCTCAGGTCTGAACTTTGTGCAAATGAATtccaaataatgaagtcccaacatcctcagtTGACTAATTATAGCTttttactattgatagaatttcttaagtttgtgtgtcatattaaacatattttaactgtaaaatttgacAAGATTTCGTACttcgtgtttttacaccaactagaatctagttatgaggataaaagtctaaatgaagtaGTTGTTGGGAATCACTGCgttaaatgtcacagtttggTTTTGGTCAAATTAACATTCAGCATTTTTCCTCCTAACATCAAAGGACAAAATGATCAATTGCTGCCTGGTTCATACACCCACCGaccgtggtcataatgatatggctgATAAGTGGTTTACAGTATTTTCACTTctttcagaaacacacactcctctatACACAACATACAATTTAATTAAGAaccaaaacatttaatatttggaacagtttggtacaaaaaaaatatatatatatatataaaaaaaaaatacacaaaccaaaatatgacaaatacaaaacaacaagcAGCTTCAAATTCCAGACATCatgtcacttaaaaaaaacattactttttttatttgtatatgtgtatttagtaattttgttgttttttattttagtttttttttttttttaacttgcatTGAGTTTTTACTCCTCTtggtttttaattagtttttattttgttcttattcTATTTTGAAGCTTGCAGCACCTTCAtaagtttttatagtttttatagtttCCTGTTTAGTTGTCGTCTTGGTTCATGTGTCTGGTTTTGATTGCGATGGATGCCGTGCTTCAAACCACAAGCCAAGTTTACCTGCAGGTACAAATGAAGTAACTTGCAGCTGGACCTTAACGCTGCGTTCAGGTCACATCAGACTGTGGTATATTTGAACTGTCAGTCCTGATTGTCTCACAGAGTTCATCTCATAATTCCTCATTCTCCATCTATGACTTTTCGGGGTTCGTTAGCTgagttttacagtcacagtgaagtTTATTCGGCCATTTTATTTCAGCTTAGCACCAAGAAAATACCTGAACTCAAAAACCTGCTACCCTGAGTTTTGTCTTCCAGGCAGAGACGTCCAACGCcttcatgtaaacacagtgtAAAAGTCTAATTTCAATCTTAATTCTGATCCAGGATTCGGATTTGTTCCGTCAGCTTGTCACCGTGGTAACGTGGCAGCTgatctgtggaggaggaggagggggacgggTTTGTGGTCGTGGGAGGACGGCGGCGAGGAAGAGGACGATGCTGGTGGCCATCATGAAACCTCCGGTGATGAAGAAGGCGGCGTTGTACGATTCACAGATGTCGTAGAAACCACCTGAAGAGTAAAATAGACGCAGAGCAtcacatgttgtgtttccattcccctTGAAATACACAAtatctcaaaaaaaataaaaaaataaaaaatggtgaTGGAAACACCTGCATTCCTAAAAACCTCAAAAAtacctaaaactaaaacatttctaCTCTTGCgaggcgctttttttttttgacatattaatataaaagtttatcacaaaaacGCAATGGAGACACTTTTTTGTCATTAAGACATATGAACAGAAGAGGaggctgaatattttattggaATGATACGGGAGTAAATAGTAAAATATAACATCGGAAATGTCGATTCCACTTTTACTTGTGAATTCTTCGCTCACAACCTTCTCCCAGAAATCCTTCTACGTGGGAATTCCTtcgtcttcctcttttctttaaTCTCTCTGTTGATGTCAttacaaacacaccaacatacGTCCGTCTTCC
This window of the Mugil cephalus isolate CIBA_MC_2020 chromosome 16, CIBA_Mcephalus_1.1, whole genome shotgun sequence genome carries:
- the LOC125022927 gene encoding myeloid protein 1-like gives rise to the protein MRRVLVLLAVLWVCEGVKFGQICEGNPSNTRRTSDVHGNGNYGARRQGGRTHDGVDVICRDGSVVYAPFDGTIRRKLIVYGDPAKAAIDQGLEMEGGGLRFKMFYVRPDKSSGAVMKGQRIGVMLPMQSVYPRITSHVHVELTNKRDPTPYF